The DNA region TTTATTTTGCCACTAGTTTTGAGTTTACACTCCATTGGCCTGGCTCATTTGGTGGTGAATGAAGGACATGGTGAATCCAATCGATCTCCTAACGCAGTGCACGTCCATCTGGCCATCCAAGATGCACTGCCTCAACTGACTCACGGCGTAGTTGCCGATCCTTTCCTTAATACTCTCATTGTCCACACGTTCCAGTCGCTTATCCACCTTGTGCATCAGAATGTAGGCCTCGGGAAAGTGGCCCACATCGCAGGGCCAGTTGATGGAGTGCGGATGGGAATggcttggacttggacttggacttggctCTTGGGACGCGTTATCCTCCGCAGACCAGCGAATATTCCTGGCCTGGACCACAACGAGGGCCGAGATGAGTAGAATCGCGATAGTTGAGTTCATGGCAACGACTGCTGTTAAACTGTGCCAATCAATTCTATAAACAACTCTTTTATAGGCcccaaaagcagcaacaactaaaACCTAATAACTGATAATGCAAAAGGGCTTTGTCCTCACAAAGTTGCTATTCAGCCACGAGTTTTTCAATTATTGACAGGGGTCAATGTCAAATCGCTGATAAGCAGATGGCTGCAATTAATACTATGTACTAATtaaaaaactatataaatcattttttgtggcaaataattcttttaattaattgcaacAAGCTATGCTTActaatttactttaaatacataatatattatttaatagaTTGGCAGAtttgtgaaaatataaaaatttgaTAAATCACTTCCTGTTCCCATTGATCTTTTCGTTAATCCAACTCACGATGTCCTAGCGAGTCAGTAAATGTTAAATGAAAGAAATTTTGAATATTTGGAGCACTACATATACCTGAACACCAGAACCTGTCCGCGTTGAACATTCCTTAAAAGTCCAATCTCGAGCACTTAGGCGATCCAGACCCATCAAATCGATAACTGTGGACATGGACAGAGATCCCGAGGAGTCCTTTTTGTTGGACACGATCAGCAGGGGAGCCTTATCCAGTTCCTGATGCATCAGCACATCGCAAAGAACACAACGAGCCTCGCTTAGCCGCAGTGCATCCGTGCTATCCAGTACAAAAATCTGCAGTTCAAAAATCTATAGTAAAATCTATAAGTTCTATAGAGACTTCTCTCACCAAAACCTTCACTTTTTTATAATAGTTTGGCCAGATCTGGCGATTCTTCAGTTCCCCGTTAATATCCCACAACTGCACTCGGGAATTATTGATGCTCAAGCTCCATTCACTGGCTTGTTTGCCAGGTTCCTTGGACTGTGAATATGTTGTGGTAAcaatatatagatatatatattcccATCCTTACATCTCCATTGAAAATCTCCGCCAGGCTGGCTGTCAAGGTGGATTTTCCCGCATTATCTAGACCTAATATGAGCAGACAGGATTTCTGGGTGCCTGCGGGCAGGATCTTTCTTATGAACGCAACAGGTCCGTAAAAACACATGGGGATCGGAATTTAATGTGTGAGTTTTTTCTGTACAGATTACAGGTAAAACTAAGTGACTGAACTAGCAACGCCTTCTCCACTAAATAATcagtttatatttatttaatatttcatattaGATACTGCTATTGCTGAGATGAAACAGAATGTGGTACGTATATTTAGTACTTAAGGACAACTTAACAGGCGACGATTACAATAATTTAGATTTTCTTTAGATTACTTCTTCATATTCTTGCACACCCAGTCCATTCCCTCCTTGAGTCCAGTGCCATCCACAGCGGTGCAAGCCTTGATCTCCCAGGTGCGTCCCTGCAATTGCACCAGGCTCATCTTCTCGGCCACCTCGGAGGCACTCATGGCATCCGGCATGTCCTGTTTGTTGGCGAAAATCAGCACGGGCACTTGCTTCAGCCGATTATCCATGAGCATTTCGAATAGTTCGCTACCCGCTTCGGGCAGTCGCGTCCGATCCGTGCAGTCAATTACATAGAtcttcaaaataaatataagtcACATATTTAGCTTTCTACTTAAAGTTTACTTCTATAGGAATCCTACCAGCACATCGGTATTCGCAAAGTAGTTCTTCCAGTATGGACGTATCTTCCATTGACCACCGATATCCCATACATTCAGCTTGAAGCCATCGGCTGCCACGGACTTGATGTTAAAGCCCGCCGTTGGCGTCACCTGCGGGATTTCACTCCGTATTTTATGGGGAAAGCGGAAGAAGTTCGCCGCCCTTATACGCACCGTGGTTATGTCCTCCGATGCCAGCTGCTTCAGTATCGTGGTCTTGCCCGCATTATCCAATCCCAGCAGCAGGATGCGAGCCTCCTTTTCCGGATTGGGTCTCAGTTTACGCAACAGCGATAGCAGACCCTAAAATGTTGAagctattaaataaattctatcTGGTTTTTAGAAGGTTTAATTCCAGCACCTAATTACCAATACGTCACTTTTGATGCTATTTGGTTGATAGTAATCTCGGTtataagtttattaaaattcataagaaatgtatttatttttgcaaataaaacatatgTTTGTAAACACACATGCTTTGTTATTATCAATATAGGCGGTGTAAAGTTTGTAAAAAGAGACTTGCACTTAAAACGCGCCCTCAGTGATTAAATGTAAAAAGCTTATCAACTGGCGAACTACACTAAATATTGTTTGAATTGAGATAAGAACTGgtcaaaaaaaacaaaaaccaggTTGAGCTTACCGATTTTAGAAACTcatgaaaagaaaatgtatgTTGTGTTAGTTGAGTACTCAAATGCATATTGTGTTTATTGAGTCAATCAATGTAAGAATGTGTCATGTCCACGAATTACTAAGAGGCTTACTTAAAAGTTAAGAgctctatttattttattgttgcaAAATCAAGGTCTTTAATTTAACAAGTGCTAACAAAAttacatttccatttgtttgtttgccgaGCTACCCTTTCATCTTTCGAAAACCGATAGGTGCgcgccaaaaacttttgtcGCAGTGCCGAAAAAAGTTCTTCCCTAGCAAAAAACAGTGTTGTACAGTTTCGGAGGCGAGTTTCCATGACGACGAtcgcaaaatgaaaacaaatcgTGCAATTACCGAACAACAAGGCACTTAATTGGCCATTACGGAACCGGGAGATAACCTACCATCGTCTAATCAGCGCCGGAATATCAGCCAGGAGGCGCTGCGATCTCCGACCACTTGATCCGTATCTGTATACCCCGGATTTGGCAATCCGCTGGCCGCCCAACGACGGTGTCTTCTGGTGGCGAATTTAGGAAAACTCGGAAAACTCGAGAATTGGATCAACTTCAACCACCAAACACAACATCACTGGCTCGGCGCTGCACGACTACTGGCACTGCTGAAAATTCACTCAACGCTCCAACAAATtccgacaacaacaacggtCGCCGAGCAACCGCTGCAAAGGATTGACGGAGGGGTGGGGAGGGGGGCGACGTGGTTGAGCGGTATTCGAATtggaacgggaacgggaagAAGATGCCGCTGCTATTTACGGGCTTCAACGCATTTGGCCAGCATGAATGTGTAAGCGGCGACGTCGACTGCGCAGCCGGCTTCAGCGGTTTGTAACCGGCAACAAAAGCCGCTGATCACTTAGTTGCTACAGTAGACACTCGCTATAGATACCACTGGCATACGGACAGCTTTTGCCGTCTTTGCAATTTTTAAAACTGGATTCTTTGATATCTTATGAcattttttatcatttttagACATAGACATTTGAATCCGATTGAAAAtagaaacatttttaagaTTTGTTGTTTGGAACAAAATTTTAAGAATACTTATTAAAAACTGTTGATATGATAACTAGTGATAGGCCTTAATAATCTTAGCATATTCCCGTTTCATGCACAGAATACAGCCTGTATTTTAATTGATAGTGACAAAGTAAATTACACATTGGTACTTGCTGCCAATAGATTTTTTTGATGCCTGTATAGATAGCAAAGAAATTGATAAACTGAAAGCTTAGATCTTATCTTTGTAGTGGGTTTCCACCGTGTGTGTACTAATTCAGTCCTGCCTTTATTTATTACAGAATTAAATGCGCCAGTTGCGACTCAGAACCAGTGCACGATTTCGATCGGCTGGCGGTATGCGGCCCTCGCTTTTGGCCGGAAGTTGTGCCTGCGTGGGCTCTTGGCTGATGGCCCAAATGAGTGCGTGACCCTGGAGGCGGCGGGGGACATAAGGGCCCTGGCTGCCGGCGATTCCCACTGCCTGGTGCTACTCCAAAGCGGTCAGCTTTACAGGGTGCAGCCCAAACTGCAGGCGGAACTGGTGGCTGTTAGACTAGAAGCTCCGCCCAGATCCAATTCGGGTACAAAGCGCTCTATCTTTGGGGCTGCCAAGGTGCCCTCGTCGCCGATCATAGAGCATATTGCGTGTGGATCGCACATAAACGTAGCGATCAGCTCGGAAAACTGCATCTACAGCATTCCCAGCTGCCTGCATCAGTTTCCCGAGCGCCAGTTTCGGGTGAAGCAGCTCCAATGTGGCCATGAACATGCCGTGCTCCTCAATGCCAACGGCGACGTGTTCACCTGGGGAAATGGACTGTAAGTAAAGATTCTTAAATTTGTAGGCCCAATTAACGAGTTTCATATTCTAATTTCATGTAATTTCTGCACATCTGTGTCACAATTAACAGCCGCGGACAGTTGGGTCTCGCGGAGCTGAGAGTGGAGGAGACGCCGCAGTTGCTGGAGGCGCTGGCGGGGATTAAGGTATATATTTGCCTTGTTCACTTATCTTGGCTGTAAAACATTCAAGTGTCTTACAGATAACTCAAATTGCTGCCGGTGGTTGGCACAGTGCGGCCATATCCGCCTTCGGAGACCTCTACACCTGGGGAGTCAACAGCAGCGGTCAGCTGGGAATGCGTGTAATGAAAGCCGGTGGCGTCCTCAAAGAGCCCACTGTATATCCGCTGCCCCAGTTGCAAGACCTGGCCGAATGTGCGTGCCTCCAAGGCGGGGAGAGCAACGATGATTGTGCACCGCTGAGGGTGTTCGCTGGATCTCGTCACACGCTGCTGATCCGCCGGTGCGGGCGGCTATGGGTCAGTGGTTGGTGCAAGCACGGTCAACTTGGCAGGCAGCTCCAAAACCTGTCTTATGTGGATGCCTTTCAGGCCCTGGAGGGTATCACGATGAATCCGACTGCTGATGATGTTCTCTGCGGGCCCTGGTCAACGCTGCTCCATTTGAAGGCATCGTTGGATTGAAAACACACAGCTTTTAAGCAGGGTTTACTTTTGTACAAGCTACCAAGTTGAACTCAGCTTGGACACAAACCAATTTACATGTCAATTTGCGTGCATACTTTTTGGCGCATGTATTATATCATTTTACTTGTCTCTTATCTACTTTGTAAATAGGAAATTTGTTGTATAATGCGTACTTAAACTTCTTTAGTTTATTGCATACATAGGCATGCAAGTAGGCCTTGGAATAAGTGTTTCCTTCACTTTTTAGTAGTACAACTAAATTACACAAGACAGGCTGGATGTGCGGATTGTCCTTGCGCATGGCGTAAGTGGAGATCTTTACAGGATCAGTAAGAAACCTTCTCATGttcattcccattccccagTCCCAGTATATTTTTCGTCCTAATCTGGCGCCTGACTGTGCAAATGATGTATCCATACGGATACATGGGCTGTTCGCTGCAGGATGCGTTGGATAATGAGAGTCTGGTATGGAACAAGGGCGATCGCATGGAGAACcagatgatgatgctgatAAGGGACTCCATTTGCACCACACTCCTGCTCGTGCTGATGATGGAGGTGATGCAGACGATAAATGCAGCCGTGAATATTCCAATCCCGATCATGGCCGCCAGACTTTAGTCTTCGTTCTATGAACTCTGTCCCTGCTTTATGGCTATAGAAGCTGCAGTCCGTTTATTGCCCCATCAAAACAACAGTGCTCAAATAATTTCGTCTTGGGGTAGGACCGCCATTGTGCCAACGTTCGTCGACTTTGTCGTTGTCGTCGCTGCCCATTTAATCagtaaattttatttttaaaaatgttattaaacaatatttgcCTTAGCAAAAGTCCGACGCTCGCAGTGCAATAAACTTTTCAGCACTTGAGCCGTTCGCTAAATGACTAAATGActgattgactgactgactcactgactgattgactgactgactgtctGACTGACCGAACGTACGAACGTCTGACGTTggaatttatttctttgttttaactTTAACTCGGCGCGATTATTTCGATTCGGTGGAAGTGCGTTACTGGCGAAGGTTTCGATAGGAATTTCATGCGTCGTATACGGGCTGCATTCGTTACGATAACAGTTCAATTGATTCGACTGGGAAATGCTCATTTTGATTGCTCATGACTACTGAAAGTGGAATTTTTCTGAAAACTGCATGCTTCGAAGATTGGATTTGCAGCTGATTACAAAGCAATGCATAtctataaattatatattgtattatattgtattgtatACATCTATAAATCTAAAAATTCGGAAGTGCATTTCTTACAAATTTTCCAAGAGCATTTCATCCAGTTTCGGATTGATTTTTCCTAATTGGTAAATCAACACCCCAACATTTGCTATAGTCAATGTCTACCGTTTTCTATAGGCGAATTTTCCGCCTTCTAGACCGCGAGCGAGTTCAACGCTTTTATGTTATTTGCCGaatgaaaaagtaaaaacaaatgtttatCTTATAATGCACTGGGTGGCAGTACAGTGCAGTTCTGGCGACACGCACACATGTGGTGCGTAAACAGGCTTTGCTTTTGGGCtttactttttcattttatgaCCGTTTCTTATTTTTCCCCCTCTTTTTTAAGTTTGCAAATATTGTTATcatcgaaaaaaaagagaaactCCCGGTGGAAAATAAGCAATGAAGTGGGGAAGCTTGTCACTTTTAGGTCGCAAAACTATTTGCTGCTAGAAATTGCCACCGCACGGTGACTAAGAGAAAGAGAGGATCAGTTGCGTCCAGAAAGAGATGGCTAGATCGACGAGGAGTTCAAGCGCCTTGCTCAAGGCAATTGCTGTCTGCAGCTTATCAGAGGGCAACTGGAACCACTCCAAGCAGCAAGTACGAAAAAAGTGCTAATTGTAAGCACCCCCCCTTCTTACGAAAGAGGCACTCTTTTCGTTACTCGAAAATTATAATTCATGCGTGCCAGCAGACGCCAAAGTTTCAACAGAACTCAGTCAATcataaccaaaaaaaaaaaaaaacaaaaagaataaAAGGTGCCCAAGAACACTCCTCTTTGGCCTGAAAGTTGTCTGCACCTTCGGTTTGGGGAGTGCTTATGTTTGCCCTCTGTCCAGGGGGAGATCCCTCCTCCAAGTGCGTGCCGCTCCGCATGCAACGCTGAGCAAGTGGCCACCAGTAGTCGATTCGGAGTCGGATCCATGcccatgtccatgtccgtgTCCAGAAGCCGAACCATCAACACCCGCCTCAATAAAACTGCAGGGAGCGCTCGGAAGTGGAAAAGTGTTAAGTAAATTATGCTATTTTCGAAATTAATTAGGCGTGGATGGAATATAACTGttagaaatagaaatatttaaaattatagcACAGTTTATATGGATTACAGAATTAAGCTCCATAGAGCTATCAGACTCGGCTTAtgattataatttaatagtAATTACAAAGAGCATAGCCAAATacctttattttattttaatcgCTTTAGTGAGTATCTACTGTACTCGCTTAGGCCCTTTTTGGTGAGCACTCGCTGGCCCATTCGCATTCCCACTCCCATTTCCTGACCTACGTATCTTGGCTGGGCcgttttggccaggccaacaaCACATGCTCGTGTTGACTATCTGTGTGTGCCCACAGTCTATTTGCTTTTGGGCGTACATTGAACCGCAATGGGGCCAGAACACGGCGCCACCCCCAACTAATCATCACTTTGTTGCTGCGTAAATGACTCGCCTTGGATTTGCCAGCTCCAACTCCCTTTGGAGCTACCCATTTAAGTGAATgcaccaaaaaccaaaaaaaaaaaaaaaaatcacacaaaATGTAGAGGGGCATGCCGCACGGGGAAAAAGGAAGTCGTGTTGGAGAGCGTGTTCCCAAAACGTTTTGGCATCCCAAATGGATGTCGGGTGCTCCGGCTCCTCCCCTATCACTCaaagtgccataaaaattatGCATGAATGTATTTGCTTCATTtctgcacttttttttttttttttttttagctttgcGTACTTTCTAACCAAATATAAAAGTGCCGCACCCCccgaaaaaaaagtaaaaatctacaaaaaaaaaaaaagggaatatgaaaatgaaacgaaTACAGAAGCGTCGCATTTTTACGGCTCCATTCATGTGACGACGGAAGTGTCAAGTGGCTGTTGGCAACTCGTCGTCGACGAGCAAAACTTCCCAACCTTCccgcccaaaaaaaacaaaaaaaaaatgaaaaagaggaaaagccctgccccaaccacccacttttccTGGGCGTCCTTTTCGTCAACGTCGCCTCTGTGCATCGAAAATGCCGTTATTGTTGCCAGTTGTCTACATGCTCTATGCTCCCATGTACATCACATCACATCACTTCGGAACCCCGGGTCTCCCCAtttcgtcttttttttttgtacctcCATGTGACTCCTCCGAAACCTTTCCACAAATGTCTACTACGTGTGCCCAAGTTGCATTCCCGCTCTCTTTCACACCCGATATCCCCGTCTCTTTCGCCAGTGGCGTCTGTCGTCGAGTGGGCAAACTTTTTAGCGTATGAATGTGTATGTTTCGTTTTTCACCATTAtatttcttcgttttttttttctcacatttttctccatttttgccatttttttgtgtgtacTTTGCTTCATTTTTCTATGCCCTTCATTTAGCTGGCTTTGTTCTTTTTTGGGGTACAGTTGTGCTCGTAGGGTTAAGTAGCCTCCGACTCGGACGAATAAGTAGCTGCAGTTGACAGATCCGAAACTTGACGTTTTGCACTTTTCGAAATAAGAAGCAGAATTGTTCTTGAGACGCCAGGAAGTAGGAAAAATATCTGTCAAAATAATGTTTAGATAGAGTAAACGGTAAGGCAAAGCTAATGACAAACACAAGGTATGTCATAGGTTTCATCCATATTCATAAAAATTCAGatatttaattgcatataTAACTTAGTAATTTCTAAGAATTTTATTCAATGAATGTGGTtatttggaaatatatttCCCTGGTTGCTGTTTTAAGCTTTTTCTtggaagaaaaacaaagtgtTTTATGAGTTTTCCTTTACCGCAAAAGTCTTATCGCGCAAACTTCTTTGCGATTATGGGTTTAATTCCATTACGCACAACTCTAAAAGCATGCTATTGCAGCATATAAAAGCCAAGCAGCATGGCAACGAAACTTCACTGCAATTAATGACATTTCAACTATCAACCCTTGACCCGCGCGACCAGGAGTGAAAACTCGATGTTTTGGCACCCACTCCTGCTGAAAATTCCATGACAGCTGTCTAATTTGTCGCCGTAAT from Drosophila santomea strain STO CAGO 1482 chromosome 3R, Prin_Dsan_1.1, whole genome shotgun sequence includes:
- the LOC120453682 gene encoding uncharacterized protein LOC120453682 translates to MNSTIAILLISALVVVQARNIRWSAEDNASQEPSPSPSPSHSHPHSINWPCDVGHFPEAYILMHKVDKRLERVDNESIKERIGNYAVSQLRQCILDGQMDVHCVRRSIGFTMSFIHHQMSQANGV
- the LOC120452979 gene encoding ADP-ribosylation factor-like protein 3 → MCFYGPVAFIRKILPAGTQKSCLLILGLDNAGKSTLTASLAEIFNGDSKEPGKQASEWSLSINNSRVQLWDINGELKNRQIWPNYYKKVKVLIFVLDSTDALRLSEARCVLCDVLMHQELDKAPLLIVSNKKDSSGSLSMSTVIDLMGLDRLSARDWTFKECSTRTGSGVQDIVSWINEKINGNRK
- the LOC120452978 gene encoding ADP-ribosylation factor-like protein 3 isoform X1, translated to MGLLSLLRKLRPNPEKEARILLLGLDNAGKTTILKQLASEDITTVRIRAANFFRFPHKIRSEIPQVTPTAGFNIKSVAADGFKLNVWDIGGQWKIRPYWKNYFANTDVLIYVIDCTDRTRLPEAGSELFEMLMDNRLKQVPVLIFANKQDMPDAMSASEVAEKMSLVQLQGRTWEIKACTAVDGTGLKEGMDWVCKNMKK
- the LOC120452978 gene encoding ADP-ribosylation factor-like protein 3 isoform X2; translated protein: MGLLSLLRKLRPNPEKEARILLLGLDNAGKTTILKQLASEDITTVTPTAGFNIKSVAADGFKLNVWDIGGQWKIRPYWKNYFANTDVLIYVIDCTDRTRLPEAGSELFEMLMDNRLKQVPVLIFANKQDMPDAMSASEVAEKMSLVQLQGRTWEIKACTAVDGTGLKEGMDWVCKNMKK
- the LOC120452977 gene encoding RCC1 domain-containing protein 1, encoding MPLLFTGFNAFGQHECVSGDVDCAAGFSELNAPVATQNQCTISIGWRYAALAFGRKLCLRGLLADGPNECVTLEAAGDIRALAAGDSHCLVLLQSGQLYRVQPKLQAELVAVRLEAPPRSNSGTKRSIFGAAKVPSSPIIEHIACGSHINVAISSENCIYSIPSCLHQFPERQFRVKQLQCGHEHAVLLNANGDVFTWGNGLRGQLGLAELRVEETPQLLEALAGIKITQIAAGGWHSAAISAFGDLYTWGVNSSGQLGMRVMKAGGVLKEPTVYPLPQLQDLAECACLQGGESNDDCAPLRVFAGSRHTLLIRRCGRLWVSGWCKHGQLGRQLQNLSYVDAFQALEGITMNPTADDVLCGPWSTLLHLKASLD
- the LOC120452980 gene encoding uncharacterized protein LOC120452980; this translates as MCGLSLRMAPSIFFVLIWRLTVQMMYPYGYMGCSLQDALDNESLVWNKGDRMENQMMMLIRDSICTTLLLVLMMEVMQTINAAVNIPIPIMAARL